From one Candidatus Zixiibacteriota bacterium genomic stretch:
- the bamA gene encoding outer membrane protein assembly factor BamA codes for MKSAIFKIVFFILALSFTIFPFKESSASAGPPSTEKLVIKKIDVYGNTFFSVKRIKQEMSLKENKWYNLFKKQRFYKWKMENDRLAIDSLYHINGFLQAQAGIDYQVDSLNQGRLRVNIFEGVQTKVKGFTVKGGLENLSSKQDKELSRLKPGEPLNLSQLGVLSFNLKTIYANNGYPYCSIKTEIEISQDSTQAQINFEIEPGKMVRFGDISVEGLSRTHEKVARRELTIKSGEIYSREKILDSEQRAYSTGLFTYVSLDAKNPAEKPENPDFILKLVERKPSYVGVKLGLGQYQPQNLVADLTTADLTLEWGNRNLAGTARKISLSGFSSFVVFKNWQNLTNRFKFGFVEPWLFGTRTPFNFDLYYEPGVKSVIQPYRIESYGGNFNFSREHKKFLKFYLTFSYQQVKVYGIAPEFLEEFKSEQGISIRRKMDFAVENDTRPNPFVPASGSYFQLFNELVGGFLGGDNHFYKLIWTWSRYNTLGKPDQINVLATRLKIGYVQKLFKDKYVPTFDRFYAGGAYTIRGYSENTLGPKDVEGKNTGGGLMLIANSEIRKALFWKFGYTFFLDAGNVWSEPKNFKVSDIRLTGGIGLQFFTPIGPIRLDYARRILRNGDPAEGVWHLAILYAF; via the coding sequence ATGAAATCAGCCATCTTCAAAATTGTCTTCTTCATTCTGGCATTATCATTCACTATCTTCCCATTCAAGGAAAGCTCCGCGAGTGCTGGTCCCCCCAGTACAGAAAAACTTGTCATTAAAAAAATCGACGTCTATGGTAATACCTTTTTCTCGGTGAAGAGGATCAAACAGGAGATGTCTCTTAAAGAAAATAAGTGGTATAATCTTTTCAAAAAGCAAAGGTTTTATAAATGGAAAATGGAGAATGACCGTTTAGCCATTGACAGCCTTTATCATATTAACGGCTTTCTACAGGCTCAGGCCGGAATCGATTATCAGGTAGATTCCTTAAATCAAGGTAGATTAAGAGTAAACATCTTTGAAGGAGTCCAGACCAAAGTAAAAGGTTTTACAGTAAAAGGAGGGCTGGAAAATCTTTCCTCTAAACAGGACAAGGAATTAAGCCGGCTTAAGCCGGGTGAGCCTTTGAATCTTTCCCAATTAGGCGTGCTTTCCTTTAATCTGAAAACCATTTATGCAAATAATGGCTATCCCTACTGCAGCATAAAAACTGAAATAGAGATAAGCCAGGATAGCACCCAGGCTCAGATTAACTTTGAAATAGAGCCGGGGAAAATGGTCAGGTTCGGGGATATCTCGGTTGAGGGGTTATCCCGCACCCATGAGAAGGTTGCCAGAAGAGAGCTCACTATAAAAAGTGGAGAGATCTACAGCCGAGAAAAAATCCTGGATAGCGAGCAGAGAGCTTATTCAACCGGGCTATTTACTTATGTGAGCCTGGATGCAAAGAACCCTGCAGAAAAACCTGAGAATCCTGATTTCATCTTAAAGTTAGTGGAGAGGAAACCAAGTTACGTTGGGGTGAAGTTAGGGCTGGGACAATATCAGCCCCAGAATTTAGTCGCTGACCTTACCACGGCTGACCTGACCTTAGAATGGGGCAACCGGAATCTGGCTGGAACTGCCAGGAAAATTAGCTTATCCGGTTTCAGCAGTTTTGTGGTTTTCAAAAACTGGCAGAATCTTACCAACCGTTTCAAATTTGGTTTTGTAGAACCGTGGCTTTTCGGGACCAGGACCCCTTTTAATTTTGACCTTTATTACGAGCCGGGTGTAAAAAGCGTTATCCAGCCTTATCGAATTGAGTCTTATGGCGGAAACTTTAATTTCAGCCGGGAGCATAAGAAATTCCTGAAGTTCTACCTGACTTTTTCCTACCAGCAGGTCAAGGTCTACGGGATTGCGCCGGAATTTCTGGAGGAGTTCAAGAGTGAACAGGGGATAAGTATCCGCAGGAAGATGGACTTTGCAGTGGAGAATGATACCCGACCGAACCCGTTTGTACCAGCTTCTGGGTCATATTTTCAGTTATTTAATGAGCTGGTTGGAGGATTTTTAGGAGGGGATAACCATTTTTACAAACTGATCTGGACCTGGAGCAGATATAATACTCTGGGAAAACCTGATCAGATTAATGTTCTGGCGACCCGGTTGAAAATCGGTTATGTGCAGAAGCTATTCAAAGATAAATACGTTCCTACTTTTGACCGTTTCTATGCAGGAGGAGCTTACACCATCAGGGGTTATTCAGAGAACACTTTAGGACCAAAAGATGTTGAAGGAAAAAACACAGGCGGGGGGCTGATGCTTATCGCTAATTCAGAGATCAGAAAAGCGCTTTTCTGGAAATTCGGTTACACGTTTTTCTTAGATGCCGGGAATGTCTGGTCAGAGCCGAAAAATTTCAAAGTATCAGATATCAGACTGACCGGAGGAATTGGGCTGCAGTTTTTTACTCCCATAGGACCAATAAGATTGGACTATGCCAGGAGGATTCTGAGAAACGGTGACCCGGCTGAAGGTGTGTGGCATTTAGCTATACTTTATGCTTTCTGA